The following proteins are co-located in the Ketogulonicigenium robustum genome:
- a CDS encoding DNA topoisomerase IV subunit A has protein sequence MTDTPDDLPPNPQELTETLRRAIGDRYLTYALSTIMHRALPDARDGLKPVHRRILYAMRELRLASGGGFRKSAKIAGDVMGNFHPHGDAAIYDAMARLAQDFNVRYPLVDGQGNFGNIDGDSPAASRYTEARMTAAAEALLLGLDEDAVDYRANYDGTQEEPVVLPAAFPNLLANGASGIAVGMATNIPPHNLDEVIAACLHLIRAPSADDDSLLAFIPGPDFPTGGVIVEDPENIRQAYRTGRGAFRLRAKWEVEDLGRGGWQIIVTEIPYQVQKSKLIERLAELIAVKKVPALADVRDESAEDVRIVLEPRARTIEPEMLMGMLFKNSELEVRFNMNMNVLIDGVTPKVCSLKDVLRAFLDHRREVLQRRTTHRLEKIDHRLEVLQGFITAYLNLDRVIDIIRYDDDPKAALRVEDWSRKTARALDEKTYVSPLTLPAATDGLSEVQVEAILNMRLRSLRRLEEIELVNERDALQAERAGLHALMGDEKLQWTRIADELKDVRRQFGKTSKGGARRTAFGEGTEVADVPLEAMIEREPITVICSEMGWIRAMKGHIPADQELKFKDGDKGRFVFHAETTDRLLVFASTGRFYTVVAANLPGGRGMGEPLRLMVDLPNDAQIVDILIHRPGQKLIVASSAGDGFIVNEDDVMAQTRAGKQVLNLPEGATALICKPVTGDHVAVVGDNRKMLVFPLDELPEMARGKGVKLQKFKDGGLSDLITLVLADGLSWKETGGRTRSEPDLTEWLAKRATTGRMAPRGFPRDNRFN, from the coding sequence ATGACCGATACCCCCGATGATTTGCCCCCGAACCCGCAAGAGCTGACCGAGACCCTGCGCCGTGCCATTGGCGATCGGTATCTGACGTATGCTCTCTCGACCATTATGCACCGCGCGCTGCCCGACGCGCGCGACGGGCTGAAGCCGGTGCATCGGCGCATCCTGTATGCGATGCGGGAATTGCGCCTCGCCTCGGGCGGGGGGTTCCGCAAATCGGCCAAGATTGCGGGCGACGTGATGGGGAACTTCCACCCCCACGGCGATGCGGCGATCTATGATGCGATGGCGCGTTTGGCGCAGGACTTCAACGTCCGCTACCCGCTGGTCGACGGGCAGGGCAACTTCGGCAACATCGACGGCGACAGCCCCGCCGCCAGCCGCTACACCGAAGCGCGCATGACCGCCGCCGCCGAGGCGCTGCTGTTGGGGCTGGACGAGGATGCGGTCGATTACCGCGCGAACTATGACGGCACGCAGGAAGAACCTGTCGTGTTGCCCGCCGCGTTCCCGAACCTGCTGGCCAACGGCGCATCCGGTATCGCGGTGGGGATGGCGACCAACATTCCGCCCCATAATCTGGACGAGGTGATCGCCGCCTGCCTGCACCTTATCCGCGCCCCTAGCGCCGATGACGATTCGCTGCTGGCGTTCATTCCCGGCCCCGACTTTCCGACCGGCGGCGTGATTGTCGAAGACCCCGAAAACATCCGCCAAGCCTACCGCACCGGCCGCGGCGCTTTCCGCCTGCGCGCCAAGTGGGAGGTTGAGGATCTGGGCCGTGGTGGCTGGCAGATCATCGTCACGGAAATTCCCTATCAGGTGCAGAAATCCAAGCTGATCGAGCGTCTGGCCGAGCTGATCGCCGTGAAGAAAGTGCCTGCGCTGGCCGATGTGCGTGATGAGAGCGCCGAGGATGTCCGCATCGTGCTGGAGCCGCGCGCCCGCACGATCGAGCCCGAGATGCTGATGGGCATGCTGTTCAAGAACTCGGAACTGGAAGTCCGGTTCAATATGAACATGAACGTGCTGATCGATGGGGTCACGCCCAAGGTTTGTTCGCTGAAAGACGTGTTGCGCGCGTTTTTGGACCACCGCCGTGAGGTGCTGCAGCGCCGCACCACGCACCGTTTGGAAAAGATCGACCACCGGCTGGAGGTGCTGCAGGGCTTCATCACGGCCTATCTGAACCTCGACCGCGTCATCGACATTATCCGCTATGATGACGACCCCAAAGCAGCCCTGCGTGTCGAGGACTGGAGCCGCAAAACCGCGCGCGCGTTGGACGAGAAAACCTATGTCTCGCCGCTGACGCTGCCCGCTGCGACAGATGGCCTCAGCGAAGTGCAGGTCGAGGCGATCTTGAACATGCGCCTGCGCAGCTTGCGTCGCCTTGAAGAGATCGAGCTGGTGAACGAGCGCGACGCCTTGCAAGCCGAGCGCGCCGGTTTGCATGCGCTGATGGGCGACGAAAAACTGCAGTGGACGCGCATCGCCGACGAGTTGAAGGACGTGCGCAGGCAGTTCGGCAAGACCAGCAAAGGGGGCGCGCGCCGCACTGCCTTTGGCGAGGGCACCGAGGTCGCCGATGTGCCGCTGGAGGCTATGATCGAGCGCGAACCGATTACCGTGATCTGTTCGGAGATGGGCTGGATTCGCGCCATGAAGGGCCACATTCCTGCCGATCAGGAGCTGAAGTTCAAGGACGGCGACAAAGGGCGTTTCGTCTTCCACGCCGAGACGACAGACCGCCTGTTGGTATTCGCGTCGACCGGTCGTTTCTATACCGTCGTCGCCGCGAACCTGCCCGGCGGGCGGGGTATGGGCGAGCCGCTGCGCCTGATGGTCGATTTGCCAAACGATGCGCAAATCGTTGATATCCTTATCCATCGTCCCGGTCAGAAACTGATCGTCGCATCCAGCGCGGGCGACGGGTTCATCGTGAACGAAGATGACGTGATGGCCCAGACACGTGCGGGCAAGCAGGTTCTGAACCTGCCCGAAGGGGCGACCGCGCTGATCTGCAAACCTGTCACCGGCGATCATGTGGCGGTCGTCGGCGATAACCGCAAGATGCTGGTTTTCCCGCTGGACGAGCTGCCCGAAATGGCGCGTGGCAAGGGCGTGAAGCTGCAGAAGTTCAAAGACGGCGGACTGTCCGATTTGATCACGCTGGTGCTGGCCGACGGCCTGTCGTGGAAGGAAACCGGCGGGCGCACACGGTCGGAACCCGACCTGACGGAATGGCTGGCCAAACGGGCGACGACGGGGCGCATGGCCCCGCGCGGTTTCCCGCGTGATAACCGTTTCAATTGA
- a CDS encoding twin transmembrane helix small protein has product MLATLGVLILGMGSFAKSGEFYRRNANRLMRWRVGLQALSVVLFFAYLFSIGIKW; this is encoded by the coding sequence ATGCTGGCCACGTTAGGTGTGCTTATTCTGGGGATGGGGTCGTTCGCAAAAAGCGGCGAGTTTTATCGCCGCAACGCAAACCGCCTGATGCGCTGGCGCGTCGGGCTGCAGGCGCTGTCGGTCGTGCTGTTCTTCGCCTATTTGTTCAGCATCGGCATCAAGTGGTAG
- a CDS encoding cob(I)yrinic acid a,c-diamide adenosyltransferase — protein MVVLNRIYTRTGDDGTTALSDGTRCAKHDLRVQAYGTVDEANATLGLAALHAAGDMARAIAMIQNEMFDLGADLSRPQMTRDADAPYPVLRMIAPQVARLEAEIDAMTARLAPLRSFILPGGSPLAAHLHLARTVVRRAERLASQLWLDTQDVNPEAVKYLNRLSDWVFNAARIANDDGAADILWVPGATRTAP, from the coding sequence GTGGTAGTTCTGAACCGCATCTACACGCGCACGGGCGATGACGGCACAACAGCGCTGTCCGATGGCACGCGCTGCGCAAAGCACGACCTGCGCGTTCAGGCCTATGGCACCGTAGACGAAGCGAACGCCACCTTGGGCCTTGCCGCCTTGCATGCGGCGGGCGATATGGCGCGGGCTATCGCCATGATCCAGAACGAAATGTTCGATCTGGGGGCAGATTTGTCGCGCCCGCAGATGACCCGCGATGCCGACGCCCCCTACCCCGTCTTGCGCATGATCGCGCCCCAAGTCGCGCGACTGGAAGCGGAAATCGACGCGATGACCGCCCGCCTTGCCCCCTTGCGCAGCTTCATTCTGCCCGGGGGCAGCCCCTTGGCCGCCCATCTGCATCTGGCCCGCACGGTGGTGCGCCGCGCCGAACGTTTGGCAAGCCAGCTGTGGCTGGACACTCAAGACGTGAACCCCGAAGCCGTCAAATACCTGAACCGCCTGTCCGACTGGGTGTTCAACGCCGCGCGCATCGCGAACGATGATGGCGCAGCCGACATCCTGTGGGTGCCGGGCGCGACGCGAACCGCCCCCTAA
- the gpmI gene encoding 2,3-bisphosphoglycerate-independent phosphoglycerate mutase, which translates to MTSPKPVVLCILDGWGIGNGPTGNAPTQANVPHFNRVMATCPTATLVTFGPDVGLPTGQMGNSEVGHTNIGAGRVVAMDLGQIDLAIETGALADNAALRDFITALQTSGGTAHLLGVISDGGVHGHINHVLAAAKIIAAAGVPVVLHAISDGRDVAPDSAPAYFATLTAALPASARVGTVIGRYYALDRDNRWERVETAYQAIAHAKAAHTAPDAVTAITQSHAAGVMDEFVPATIIGDYAGMQAGDGLFCLNFRADRAREILACFGDPAFAAFDRGPLPPLAALLGMVEYSERHSTWFNTVFPKRNLVNTLGEWVAAQGLTQFRLAETEKYPHVTFFLNGGVETPYAGEDRHMPPSPKVATYDLQPEMSADAVTDAFVAAIEKGYDLIVTNYANPDMVGHTGSLPATIKALEAVDRGLGRVLAALEKAGGAMLLTADHGNAEQMIDPVTGGPHTAHTVNLVPVALIGGPAGATLRTGRLADVAPTLLDLMGLPQPPEMTGHSLIQR; encoded by the coding sequence ATGACCAGCCCCAAACCTGTTGTTTTGTGCATCCTCGATGGCTGGGGAATCGGCAATGGCCCCACCGGAAACGCCCCCACGCAGGCAAACGTGCCGCATTTCAACCGCGTCATGGCGACCTGCCCTACCGCCACGCTGGTTACATTCGGCCCCGACGTGGGCCTGCCCACCGGCCAAATGGGCAATTCCGAAGTCGGCCATACCAATATCGGTGCAGGCCGCGTAGTGGCGATGGATCTGGGGCAGATCGACTTGGCGATTGAAACGGGCGCGCTGGCCGACAACGCCGCCCTGCGCGATTTTATCACCGCCCTGCAGACCAGCGGCGGAACGGCGCACCTGCTGGGCGTTATATCGGACGGGGGTGTGCACGGGCATATTAACCACGTTCTGGCGGCCGCCAAGATCATCGCCGCTGCCGGTGTTCCGGTCGTGCTGCACGCGATCAGCGACGGGCGCGACGTCGCGCCCGATTCGGCCCCCGCCTATTTCGCCACCCTGACCGCCGCGCTGCCCGCGAGCGCGCGGGTAGGCACCGTGATCGGCCGCTATTACGCGCTAGACCGCGACAATCGGTGGGAACGGGTCGAGACCGCCTATCAGGCCATCGCCCACGCCAAAGCCGCCCACACCGCGCCAGATGCAGTCACCGCCATCACCCAAAGCCACGCGGCTGGCGTGATGGATGAATTTGTCCCCGCCACCATCATCGGCGATTACGCCGGCATGCAGGCAGGCGACGGGCTGTTCTGCCTGAACTTCCGTGCCGACCGCGCGCGCGAGATTTTGGCCTGCTTCGGCGACCCCGCCTTTGCGGCATTCGACCGTGGCCCCCTGCCGCCGCTGGCCGCGCTGCTGGGGATGGTCGAGTATTCCGAGCGCCACAGCACGTGGTTCAACACCGTTTTTCCCAAGCGCAATTTGGTCAATACGCTGGGCGAATGGGTGGCCGCCCAAGGTCTGACCCAGTTCCGGCTGGCCGAGACCGAGAAATACCCTCATGTCACCTTCTTCCTGAACGGCGGGGTGGAAACGCCCTACGCGGGCGAAGACCGCCACATGCCGCCCTCGCCCAAGGTGGCCACGTATGATTTGCAGCCCGAGATGTCCGCCGATGCCGTGACCGACGCTTTCGTGGCCGCGATTGAAAAGGGATACGACCTAATCGTCACCAACTACGCCAACCCCGACATGGTCGGCCACACCGGCAGCCTACCCGCCACGATCAAAGCGCTCGAGGCGGTGGATCGTGGTCTGGGGCGCGTGCTGGCCGCGCTGGAAAAGGCAGGCGGTGCGATGCTGCTGACCGCCGATCATGGCAATGCGGAACAGATGATCGACCCCGTCACAGGCGGGCCGCACACGGCCCATACAGTCAATCTGGTGCCGGTCGCCCTGATCGGCGGGCCTGCGGGTGCCACCCTGCGCACAGGCCGCTTGGCCGACGTCGCCCCAACCCTGCTGGATCTGATGGGCCTGCCGCAACCGCCCGAAATGACGGGGCACAGCCTGATCCAACGATGA
- a CDS encoding murein hydrolase activator EnvC family protein, with amino-acid sequence MKHFAKIVALAVTLALPVAAQDAPQSTADGARAAASALEAASARLANASSAEDRIAALTETLHAYENGLNALRDGLRRVAIRKSTLMTTFNARAGEIGSLLATMQMMERTPPQLHMLHPSGPVGTLRAGILMADIAPALDAEAATLRAQLQELQDLEVLQNSAATTLEQGLQGAQSAREELSQALSNRTDLPLRFTEDPVAMSLLLSSSETLGAFASGLAQTIDSEIAEMDTDAWNRMGRLALPVTGEILRRFNEEDAAGTRRPGLVIATRPQAMVTSPIAATIRFVGPLLDMGVVVILEPAPNVLFIMAGLDQGFGTVGQIIPEDTPVGLMGGSTPDGDALLMQANQGNAQNLSETLYLEVREGQSAVDPAAWFALGQQ; translated from the coding sequence ATGAAGCACTTTGCGAAAATCGTCGCCCTTGCGGTGACACTCGCCCTGCCAGTCGCGGCGCAGGACGCCCCGCAAAGCACGGCTGACGGGGCGCGTGCCGCGGCAAGCGCCCTCGAGGCTGCATCCGCGCGCCTTGCCAATGCCAGCAGCGCCGAAGACCGCATCGCCGCCCTGACCGAGACGCTGCACGCCTATGAAAACGGCCTGAACGCCCTGCGCGACGGGCTGCGGCGGGTCGCGATCCGCAAATCCACGTTGATGACCACGTTCAACGCCCGCGCGGGTGAAATCGGCAGTCTGCTGGCCACGATGCAGATGATGGAACGCACCCCGCCCCAGCTGCACATGCTGCACCCCAGCGGCCCCGTCGGCACCCTGCGCGCCGGCATACTGATGGCCGACATCGCCCCCGCGCTGGATGCCGAGGCCGCAACCCTGCGCGCCCAACTGCAAGAGCTGCAGGATCTGGAGGTGTTGCAAAACAGCGCCGCCACTACGCTGGAACAAGGCCTACAAGGCGCCCAAAGCGCCCGCGAGGAGCTGTCGCAGGCGTTGTCCAACCGCACCGACCTGCCGCTGCGCTTTACCGAAGACCCCGTTGCGATGTCGCTGCTGCTGTCGTCGTCGGAAACTTTGGGGGCCTTTGCCTCGGGGCTGGCGCAGACCATCGACAGCGAGATCGCCGAGATGGACACCGACGCCTGGAACCGCATGGGCCGCCTTGCCCTGCCGGTAACCGGCGAAATCCTGCGCCGCTTCAACGAAGAAGACGCCGCAGGCACCCGCCGCCCCGGCCTTGTGATCGCCACCCGCCCGCAAGCCATGGTCACCAGCCCCATCGCCGCCACGATCCGCTTTGTCGGCCCCTTGCTGGACATGGGGGTCGTCGTGATTTTGGAACCCGCGCCGAACGTGCTGTTCATCATGGCGGGTCTGGATCAGGGCTTCGGCACAGTCGGGCAGATCATCCCCGAGGACACACCCGTCGGGCTAATGGGCGGATCTACGCCCGATGGTGACGCGCTTTTGATGCAGGCAAACCAAGGCAATGCACAAAACCTGTCGGAAACCCTTTATCTTGAGGTCCGCGAAGGGCAATCTGCCGTAGATCCGGCGGCTTGGTTCGCGTTGGGCCAACAATGA
- a CDS encoding S41 family peptidase: MKKYLVSALGGTALGLLVTTQFAAPLMAQQEDSQTLYEQLDLFGTILERIRANYVEEVDEKQLIEAAINGMLTSLDPHSSYLSADAAADMRVQTRGAFGGLGLEVTQEDGWVKVVSPMDGTPAEAAGLQAGDFITAVDGQSTMGLVLDDAVELMRGPVGSEVTLTIAREGSSDTFDVALVRDTIRLTAARARTEGNSVVLRLTTFSDQTYDNMASGLAEQIEAAGGIDNVDGVVIDLRNNPGGLLNQAIYVADAFLDSGEIVSTRGRDPAQSERYNATPGDLIEGKPLVVLINGGSASASEIVAGALQDHGRAIVVGTQSFGKGSVQTLMPLEGEAAMRLTTARYYTPSGRSIQAVGVSPDIIVEQPQPRTDEAETPNGALRTEASLRGSLNNDSLTDDERQHLEEQRARAEATAALRQQDYQMAYAIDILTGLSAMNVKAAE, from the coding sequence ATGAAGAAGTACCTGGTTTCTGCACTGGGCGGCACGGCCCTCGGGCTTTTGGTCACGACCCAGTTCGCCGCGCCCCTGATGGCGCAGCAGGAAGACAGCCAGACGCTGTACGAACAGCTGGACCTGTTCGGCACGATCCTTGAGCGGATCCGCGCGAATTACGTCGAAGAGGTTGATGAAAAACAGCTGATCGAAGCGGCGATCAATGGGATGCTGACCTCGCTCGACCCGCATTCCAGCTATCTGTCGGCCGATGCGGCCGCCGATATGCGCGTTCAAACGCGCGGCGCGTTCGGTGGCCTCGGGTTGGAGGTCACGCAAGAAGACGGCTGGGTCAAGGTCGTCTCGCCCATGGATGGCACCCCCGCCGAGGCGGCGGGCCTGCAAGCAGGCGATTTCATCACCGCCGTCGATGGCCAAAGCACCATGGGTCTTGTGCTGGATGATGCGGTCGAACTGATGCGCGGCCCCGTCGGGTCGGAAGTGACGCTGACCATCGCCCGCGAAGGCAGCAGCGACACGTTTGATGTCGCGCTGGTGCGCGATACCATCCGCCTGACCGCCGCCCGCGCCCGCACCGAGGGGAATTCCGTGGTACTGCGCCTGACCACCTTCAGCGATCAGACCTATGACAATATGGCCAGCGGCCTTGCCGAACAGATCGAGGCCGCAGGCGGCATCGACAATGTCGACGGCGTGGTGATCGACCTGCGCAACAACCCCGGCGGCCTACTGAACCAAGCGATCTACGTCGCCGACGCATTCCTTGATTCGGGCGAGATAGTCTCGACCCGTGGGCGCGATCCGGCCCAGTCCGAGCGCTACAACGCCACCCCCGGCGATCTGATCGAGGGCAAGCCCCTTGTGGTGCTGATCAACGGCGGCTCGGCCTCGGCGTCGGAAATCGTGGCGGGCGCGCTGCAAGACCACGGCCGCGCCATCGTGGTCGGCACCCAAAGCTTCGGCAAAGGCTCGGTCCAAACCTTGATGCCGCTGGAGGGTGAGGCCGCCATGCGCCTGACCACCGCCCGCTATTACACGCCCTCGGGGCGGTCGATTCAGGCCGTGGGCGTGTCGCCCGACATTATCGTGGAACAGCCGCAGCCCCGCACCGACGAGGCTGAAACGCCAAACGGCGCCCTGCGCACCGAGGCCAGCCTGCGCGGATCGCTGAACAACGACAGCCTGACAGACGACGAACGCCAGCATCTGGAAGAACAGCGCGCCCGCGCCGAGGCAACCGCCGCGCTGCGCCAGCAAGACTACCAGATGGCCTATGCGATCGACATTCTCACCGGCCTGTCGGCCATGAACGTGAAGGCTGCAGAATGA
- a CDS encoding RNA pyrophosphohydrolase — translation MSDLPYRPCVGVMLVNDAGRAFVGRRIDTPGPAWQMPQGGIDPGEDAKTAGLRELWEETGVTADKVTLERISTGTYTYELPPELLGVAWGGKYRGQIQTWVLLRFHGTDADINIATDHPEFSEWKWAAITDLVPEIVPFKRHVYEGVIREFADSL, via the coding sequence ATGAGCGATCTGCCCTATCGCCCCTGTGTGGGTGTCATGCTGGTGAATGACGCGGGGCGCGCCTTTGTCGGGCGCCGCATCGACACCCCTGGCCCCGCCTGGCAGATGCCCCAAGGTGGCATCGACCCCGGCGAGGATGCCAAAACCGCTGGCCTGCGCGAGCTGTGGGAAGAAACCGGCGTCACCGCCGATAAAGTCACGCTAGAACGCATCAGCACCGGGACCTATACCTACGAGCTGCCGCCCGAGCTGTTGGGCGTCGCGTGGGGTGGCAAGTATCGCGGGCAAATCCAGACTTGGGTTCTGCTGCGCTTTCACGGCACCGATGCCGACATCAATATCGCCACCGACCACCCCGAGTTTTCGGAATGGAAATGGGCCGCGATCACGGACCTTGTGCCCGAAATCGTGCCTTTCAAGCGACATGTCTATGAAGGTGTCATCCGCGAATTCGCAGATAGCCTGTGA
- the rnr gene encoding ribonuclease R, whose translation MNQIPSREAILQWIADNPTLTAKRDIAKAFGIKGAARIDLKRILRELEDEGHLQKRARSYRESDKLPPISVVQVLEADGDGDIFLRPLEWNGAEAPPRILLIVQPGDPAVATGERLLAKLTAVQDEDYAYTARSIRRIGTNPLRILGIYRQDSEGGRILPVDKAVHNQWVVNPGLSGGALDGELVEAEQAGPKGRLGLPKARIVARLGDPSAPRAVSLIAIRQHGIPDHFPDAAMAEADAAQPVTALDGRTDLTDLPLVTIDPPDARDRDDAVLAQADPDVEGGFILWVAIADVAHYVTPGSALDREARKRGNSTYFPDRVVPMLPDRLSGDLCSLHAHVPRACLAVRMTIDANGHKTGHQFFRGIMQSAASLSYAEVQDAIDGQPNDATAPLLEPVLKPLYAAYDALLRAREARQPLELDLPERQIILSDEGKVTSVSFKERLDAHKLIEEFMVLANVAAAEELTKKKTPLLFRVHEEPAPEKLEALREMAQASGLQLAKGQVLHTRHLNRLLSQAAGSDQAEVINMATLRSMTQAYYSAQNFGHFGLALRNYAHFTSPIRRYSDLIVHRALISANHFAGVKRDGLSQTDVEDLDQTGEMISASERRSMMAERDTTDRYLAAFLSSHVGAEMTGRIAGIVKFGLFVRLDETGADGLVPVRSLGNEYFHYDRDSQTLMGGNSGIVFELGQRVTVRLAEAAAVTGGITLELIEREGQTMPRGPRGGGKGVRRMPGKIKGKLAKAAKKEKRKVIRKRS comes from the coding sequence ATGAACCAGATCCCATCGCGCGAAGCGATCCTACAATGGATCGCAGACAACCCCACACTTACGGCCAAACGCGACATTGCCAAGGCCTTCGGCATCAAGGGCGCCGCCCGTATCGACCTCAAGCGCATTCTGCGCGAACTTGAGGACGAAGGGCATTTGCAAAAGCGTGCCCGCAGTTACCGCGAATCCGACAAGCTACCGCCGATTTCCGTCGTGCAGGTGCTAGAGGCCGATGGCGACGGCGACATCTTCCTGCGCCCGCTGGAGTGGAACGGGGCCGAGGCGCCGCCGCGTATTTTGCTGATCGTGCAGCCGGGCGACCCCGCCGTCGCCACGGGCGAGCGTCTGCTGGCCAAGCTGACCGCCGTGCAGGATGAAGATTACGCCTACACCGCCCGCAGCATTCGCCGCATCGGCACCAATCCGCTGCGCATCTTGGGCATCTACCGCCAAGACAGCGAAGGTGGCCGCATTCTGCCTGTCGACAAGGCCGTTCACAACCAATGGGTCGTGAACCCCGGCCTGTCCGGCGGCGCGCTGGATGGTGAATTGGTCGAGGCCGAACAAGCCGGCCCTAAAGGTCGCCTTGGTCTGCCCAAGGCCCGCATCGTGGCGCGTCTGGGCGACCCTTCTGCGCCCCGTGCCGTTAGCCTGATCGCGATTCGCCAGCATGGCATCCCCGACCACTTCCCCGATGCCGCGATGGCCGAGGCTGACGCCGCCCAGCCCGTCACTGCACTGGATGGCCGCACCGACCTGACCGACCTGCCGCTGGTCACCATCGACCCGCCCGATGCGCGCGACCGCGATGACGCGGTGCTGGCCCAAGCCGACCCCGATGTCGAGGGCGGCTTCATCCTGTGGGTCGCCATCGCTGATGTGGCCCACTACGTCACCCCCGGATCGGCGCTGGACCGCGAGGCGCGCAAGCGCGGCAACTCGACCTATTTCCCCGACCGCGTCGTGCCCATGCTGCCCGACCGCCTATCGGGCGATCTGTGCAGCCTGCACGCGCATGTGCCGCGCGCCTGTCTGGCCGTGCGCATGACCATTGACGCAAATGGCCACAAAACCGGCCATCAATTCTTCCGCGGGATCATGCAATCGGCCGCATCGCTGTCGTATGCCGAGGTGCAGGACGCCATCGACGGCCAACCGAACGATGCCACCGCCCCGCTGCTGGAACCGGTTCTAAAACCGCTTTACGCCGCCTATGATGCCCTGCTGCGCGCCCGCGAGGCCCGCCAGCCATTGGAGCTGGACCTGCCCGAACGCCAGATCATCCTGTCGGACGAGGGCAAGGTGACTTCGGTTTCGTTCAAGGAACGCCTTGATGCGCACAAGCTGATCGAAGAATTCATGGTGTTGGCCAACGTCGCCGCCGCCGAGGAACTGACCAAGAAAAAAACCCCGCTGCTGTTTCGCGTGCACGAAGAGCCCGCCCCAGAAAAGCTGGAGGCCTTGCGCGAGATGGCTCAGGCTTCGGGGCTGCAACTGGCCAAAGGCCAAGTGCTGCACACCCGTCACCTGAACCGTTTGCTGTCGCAAGCAGCAGGGTCCGATCAGGCCGAGGTGATAAATATGGCCACGCTGCGCAGCATGACGCAGGCCTATTACAGCGCGCAGAACTTTGGCCACTTCGGGCTGGCGCTGCGCAATTACGCACATTTCACCTCGCCCATCCGCCGCTATAGCGACCTGATCGTGCACCGCGCGCTGATTTCGGCCAACCATTTCGCGGGTGTCAAACGCGACGGCCTGTCGCAAACCGATGTCGAGGATCTGGACCAGACCGGCGAGATGATCTCGGCCAGCGAGCGCCGTTCAATGATGGCGGAACGCGACACGACCGACCGCTATCTGGCGGCCTTCTTGTCATCGCACGTGGGTGCCGAGATGACGGGCCGCATTGCAGGCATCGTCAAGTTCGGGCTGTTCGTCCGATTGGACGAAACCGGCGCCGACGGGCTGGTGCCCGTGCGCAGTTTGGGCAACGAATACTTCCACTACGACCGCGACAGCCAGACCCTGATGGGCGGCAACAGCGGGATCGTGTTCGAACTAGGCCAGCGCGTCACCGTGCGTTTGGCCGAGGCCGCAGCTGTCACCGGCGGCATCACGCTGGAACTGATCGAGCGCGAGGGCCAGACCATGCCACGCGGCCCGCGCGGCGGTGGCAAAGGCGTGCGCCGCATGCCCGGCAAGATCAAAGGCAAGCTGGCCAAGGCCGCCAAGAAAGAGAAACGCAAAGTCATCCGCAAACGCAGTTAG
- a CDS encoding SDR family oxidoreductase, with amino-acid sequence MDLGIRGKRALIGASSKGLGRGCAEALAAAGVDLVLNARGIEALEDTAEVIRAAYGVNVTTVAADITTEEGRAKVLEAAGHVDILVTNAGGPPPGTWSNWTRDDFIKALDGNMLTPIALMQAMLPHMIAKGWGRVVNITSSAVRAPIAELGLSNTARTGLTGFVAGTSRQVARFGVTINNMLPGIHATDRAASLDKGVASTQGITIEEAATRRQASIPAGRYGTSAEFGATCAFLCSQHAGFIVGQNIMLDGGAANISI; translated from the coding sequence ATGGATCTGGGTATTCGCGGCAAACGTGCGCTGATCGGCGCAAGCTCGAAGGGGTTGGGCCGTGGCTGCGCCGAGGCGCTGGCCGCTGCAGGCGTTGATCTGGTGCTGAACGCGCGCGGGATCGAGGCGCTGGAGGACACCGCCGAGGTCATCCGCGCCGCCTATGGTGTGAACGTCACCACCGTGGCCGCCGACATCACCACCGAAGAAGGCCGCGCCAAGGTACTGGAGGCGGCAGGTCATGTCGACATTCTGGTCACCAACGCGGGCGGCCCGCCCCCCGGCACGTGGTCGAACTGGACGCGCGACGATTTCATCAAGGCGCTGGACGGTAATATGCTGACGCCCATCGCCCTGATGCAGGCCATGCTGCCACATATGATCGCCAAGGGCTGGGGCCGCGTGGTAAATATCACATCCTCGGCCGTGCGCGCCCCTATTGCGGAACTGGGCCTATCGAACACTGCGCGCACCGGCTTGACGGGGTTTGTGGCGGGCACATCGCGGCAGGTTGCGCGTTTTGGCGTGACGATCAACAATATGCTGCCCGGCATCCACGCCACCGACCGTGCAGCAAGCCTTGATAAAGGCGTCGCCTCGACCCAAGGCATCACCATCGAGGAGGCCGCCACCCGCCGCCAAGCCAGCATCCCGGCTGGTCGCTACGGCACATCAGCGGAATTCGGCGCGACCTGTGCCTTCCTGTGTTCGCAGCACGCCGGCTTCATCGTCGGGCAGAACATCATGCTGGACGGCGGGGCGGCGAATATCTCGATCTAG